The window ggaaacggacttctgttggagcacctacggtcgaaacggggtcctgttcatcgggaggggtgtggcgtaccgcaaaacgggactccacgggctactgttcatccaccgtctactgcctcgcttcagcctccacgggctactattcatccaccgtcgacttcctccagccttcacctgctactgttcatccaccgtcgaattcctccagcctccaccagctactgttcatccacggggtcctgttcatccagcctccaccggctactgttcaaccagccctccacggggtcctgttcatcaaccctccaccggctactggtCACGGAGCCTCcccggggtcctgttcatccaccctccaccggcctcctcgatcagggtcctgttcatccaacggcaacggcctactaccaccaaggggtcctattcatccaacccccaccgggaactgttcatccaaccccaaccaCGTACGTCTCAACTCGTTCAACCAACCCCCACGTTCAatattcatcaagaggcagcaggttcgatcggcttcagttagcagcagtagcgaaggaattcctcgatcgggtttagttaatagccaagggatcgatcaatcgctcgggttcagtaacgtagctagtgcaatagctcgggttcagtaagcgaacgcctcgctcggtttcagttagagcccaacgcctcgcacccacgcgcatacgtgtacgagagaaacgcgcaatccctctatgcatcgctcggccccgatcacccaccgtaacagggaactccccggaattttcctcgccctcgcttctaccatgattttttccatcatggacggcccaaagaatgtcatgcaggtgcgtctccggcccacccaggacgaaaagcccattttctgtcatagaagtaggagcccaccatatctatgatgataccgggttttgtcacaattatcgtcatagaagtgtcataagcatgacaaaaaaattcattcggcccaaaatgtcatggatgtgtctttttttgtagtgtactgTTGAACCAAAAACCAAAATTGTGTGGAATTTAGCAGACTTGTACATCAACGTGACCTGACACAATGTAAAAAATTCAGCTTAATCAGACAAGGTTTGAACCTTTGGCTGACAATATACAAAGACGGTGTACTTCTGAGTTCGCTGCAAACCAATGTGAACATACCTCGATAATTTGGTTCATGTAGAGTAAAGCAAATATTCAAATTTCCACAGAGTTGGAGAAATCCAATTTAACAAGTTGATCACAAACTGACAAAGTTTTAGCCCATTTAAACGTCTATTGACCTCTCTGACAAAGCATTTGCCAAACCAGTTCACTAATTTGTTGACAAAGTtgatgatttccctctcgaaTTAGTGCTCCACTGACCAACTACTCAATCAAACCTCACAAAATAGATACCTAGGGTGAAGAATAACTCTTCACCCTGGTCGATCGACAAGCCAAAGTTCCTTTACGTCTGACCGCGTTGGTACAACTTCAAGGCCCAAAGCGCTTAGACACTCTCATGTTCCTATTCTGATTATGCGGTGACCAACAATTTCAAAGTGTAGTGGTGTGTGGCAGGCATGAGCTGGTGGATGACGTGGTGAGTAGCAGGTTGGAGCGGGAGGAGGgcggcccttggtgcgatggcaTGGTGGTTGCTGGGTAGGCTCAACGATGGAATTATTGGCACTTCATCATGGTTGACTGCTGAGAACACCACGACATTTGGTCCCCACACATCTTTCTTCCCTTAAGCGCCTCTATCGGCCAATCAGAAAAATGTCGTGCTAGGTCCCCTGTGCCTCCAACTGGTGGAGGTTTGTAGGTGGGGGAGATAAAAGGAGGGGACACATGGAGGCATAGCCTCCACAGTGCTCCGACCAGGTGAGCAGTGGCGGCAGCCAACAACTAGAGGTCACTGCAAGTTGGAGGGAGGCTCGAGCAGTAGGGAGCTCGCGTGTGGTGGTGTTTGGCGGTGATCTGGCGACAGTAGGAGGGTCGGAGCTAAAATGCGAGTGTCTCCAAACATATCATGGATATATTGAATCATAATTGACTTTTAAATTTTAAGAATTTAGAGGATAGAGGGGTTTAGAAAAATTACGATAGTGGAGTGAGGTTTTTAGcttcaaaaaattatgaaaataaatacataaATAGTTAAAGATGTATAGTAGATGTGTGTAAAATTTCATACGAAATACGATTTGATGTGAGCTATAAAAAACAAAATAGTGTATCTTTATAGTGAATAGCACATGTGATAGAAATACATGTTTATGTTATTTTTATGTAGCTTGTATAAAAATGTATTTCACGATGGAACTTTATAGACAAGTAGTATACAATCATATGTATGTGTGTATTTATTTTCAGATTTTTTGAAACCTAAAAAAGTATATTttagattttttttcaaattttgggctccatggagctcgggcTCCATTAGCAATTTCTAACTAGAGTGTGTCTTTTGCGCTCCAGTCTTTATATTGACTTTTACAACGCGTTCAGTTTGAGAGAAAGAGAATGGGAATTTACAAATGAGAGTTGGTTGATGGATCAAACTTGGGAGGTGGACCTAGAATTTTGTGGAATTAATCTCAAGTTTGtggaattatttgtgggaatttGACAAGAAATTTGTTTCCTTTGCTTTGTTAGTGGTTCTAGCAATGAGAGGTGTTCATGATACGTTTGGTTAGGTACCAAATGGAACTGTCTATTATTTGTAGGTTTTCAATGGCACATCGCACAAAGGAAAAATGACGGTCGGTAGAGAAAGCCAGCAAAGCTTGATAAAATAACATATTTTGAGGGGTGGATACAAATAACATTTCAGCAACTCAAAATGAGAAAATGGATGGAAATACGAAATCTGCACAAGCTAAGTAACAATACAATGTACACCATCCGTGCACTTTGCTGCAATTATTCGTGTTGGCCTGAAGGCAAAGCTTCCTCTACCATTTTTCAGGCCCTGAGCCAAGAAGCATCAGGACAATGAACGCAAAAACAAAAAGATTATTAGGAAGAGAAATATTAGATAATATACTAGTGTTATGCTCATTCGGTGCATTTTACTAGTCTATTGATCAGATCATAAAAAATAGTCACAAGTAGCAGCAAATCGGAGCAGACATGAAAGAAATATTAGGCAATACACTGGTTGATGAAACAGATGAATAATATCCTTTTCCAAGAGTATTAGCATGGACTGAGCATTCAACATATTTCCAAATTTTAGAGAAGACAATATAAAAATAAATTGGCATGCATCAAGTGTTGCAAACTGATGGGTTTAAAAGGAAACAACCTGTACTTGTGAACTAAAACTCTAAAATGCCAATCTAGAATTTTAAATCCATACATTCACTTATTTTTTGGCTGCCTCAAGCTCCTGGCGAACAAAGACCACTCTGTAATCATCACACAACTTTATGAAAAGCTTGGTCTTTCCAACATCACCACCAATGACACGACAACCATACAACTTGATTAGTACTAAGATCTTTAATTTTGTATACTATCAAGTAACTTGATTTCTGTTGGCTGATTTTGTAGAATAGCGACTCCTCCTAATTAACACTATGAAGATTTGCAACAACGAATATGAAATCAAGAGTATTTTCAGTCTTCGTTACCTCATTGTGTGCAAGACTATGATTCCCCTATTTGTTGCTGAACTTTCCATGTATATGAACAAATTAGATAAGAGTGCCACACAAGTAGAATTTTATAAAGATGAGCTATAAGAAATAATGCGGTAAACACCACACAAATGTGGAAGCAAACACACACAACCAAGCAGCACACAACCATGGAGTCGCACATGAGCATACAAGGATTTTTTTTTTTGTTAAAAGGAGGATGGAACCCTCGGTCTCTGCATCATTGCGGCAGCACCCATGTAAAATAATGCACATAGAGAAATAACTTATTTTTTAGTAAAGTACCACCGCTGGAAGTTTCTCATCGACCAGGTTTTGGATTTGGATTAGGAGGAATACTTTCATGGCTTTTATGCTTAACATAGATTTCTCCAAAGTTGTGTTTCTTTGCAATGTTCAACATCTTAAGAACATAATTATCATCGCGAACTAGATCAATTCCTTCATCAAGGCCACACCCAAGAAAATAGGATGTATGCCCGCTATCATAGTCTCGAAAAATAGATACTTGGCCTCTATCATAAGTAAGTGGGATTTCCATTAAAAATTTAACCATCGCGATACATTTTCTATATATAAGGCATTCAAATGCATAGTTCAAATGCATACTTATTACTTAAATCATTGTCATTTTGAGCAGACCTATAGGTGATCCATAATGCCCAAAGTGGCATTTGTTTTCAATACTATCACTTACTATTCAGATAAGGAAATATTAAAAAAGTGTAGAGTAGTATGGTAAGTATATCATGGTACATAATTAAATTATATACTGTGGGTGTACCCTGTTTGGGAGTCAAGTGGAAGGAAATCACATCTCTAGAATTTACTTAACTTGGAcctgtctatgtctatgtgtgcaTTGCATGGATACAATATGCTTGAAAGAGACATGCATACATCATTGCGTAGATGTGCATGCGAATATATTCAGATCAACACACACTTGGGAAAGGACAACCTTTTGGTGGCAATCAATCTGCAAAAGAAAGCAAAAATCTTTTTATTCCAAAATCAACTAGACATGAACAGGTATCAAAAGGATGAAGCTAGCCCATTAGACGATAATATTACCTAGGATTTTTCCAAGATTTCGAGAATAAAAGCAGGAGAACCATCCTATCTAGATTCTTGGTATCAGGTGTTGCCCTTCTAGATCGAGAGGCGGTTAGCGCTTGCGAATTTAGTGAGCAAGATTTCGAGAATAAAAGCAGAAGAACCATCCTATCTAGATTCTTGGTATCAGGTGTTGCCCTTCTAGATCGAGAGGTGGTTAGCACTTGCGAATTTAGTGAGCAAGGGATGATGCCGCTGTTGGAGGTATATATAGCTAAGATTTTCCCCTGTATTAGTGATTTAGCGGTGATTTTCTCGGGGTTTCCACTGCCTTATATCACGGGATGTTAGCAACGACCATAGAAACCCAGTTCCCTATCTCTCGGTTGAGTTGAAGATCTATGAGAGTTGGACCCTCATATCCCTCTTCCCCTTTGTTTGAATCTTATATTCTATATTTCTATATATCTAAATAGTTGGTCCCCATTCTCTCAACGTGAAGTCCCGCACAACACCAAATATGCTACATTATCATCCACTAACATTATTTTTATAGTACATGCATTCCTTAATTTAATTATTACAACTCCAATGATTTAGCGTGCATGTGTACTCTTTGTTCACACATAATTACTTCTAAAAAATAATAGCTTTTGATTTAGGTCATTTCATTGACACACAATTCATCCAAAATTAATATTTAAATTCTCGCAACAACACGCGAGGAAATCACCTAGTTTTCATGTCTCTGAACCAACCCATGAGACTTGAACTCCCACCCCCTCAACTCCTATTTCCCATCATCAACTCCCATCCAAACGCGAATCTGCTAGTAACCAGGCTACTCTCATGGATTAGAGGACAATCAACCCATTTCTTCCCCTCCCCTTGCTCCCTTTGCCTGCCGCTCGGATAGTCGGCGGCGGGGAGGACAACCCCGGTCCCTTGGCTTCGGCTGATAGTTTATGTTAGATTATTTTAGTCCTTTTTCAAAAGGCGCTCGGAACaaacgacgacgttgtttcttcGTGTTTGTGAGCGTCTGCATCCGTACTGTGTTTAAAAAAAATCGAATCATTTCGAAGAAAGATTTTGTTCCTTCGACAAGGGAAGTGAAGAAAGTCAACCCACCCTGTACAAAAAGCAGACAAGTAAGAAACCTCAAGCTGCCCGCTGCATTCAAAGTCAAACCCACCGTCGCCTCGGCCACCAGATCGCTCCGGTTTCGTTCGCCTCTATAACAACAGCTCCCCGTTGCCTCTGTCTCTCCCTCGCTCACACGCACACAGGTCCCGGTCCACACTTTCAGCCGCTGTTACACCAAACAGCGCACGCGCGACCAAGAACCAGCCCACCGACGACCGCGCGCGcggccatccatccatccatggcgCAGCCGCACAGGCGCGTGCTCCGCGTGGCTCCGCCGGGCTCAGCAGGAGGGAGCGGGGACGGGGAGGCGTTCCCCACAGTGCAGGCCGCGGTGGACGCCGTGCCGCTGGGCAACAGGGAGCGCACCGTCATCCGCCTCGCCCCGGGGGTGTACCGGGAGCCCGTCTACGTCCCCAAGACCAAGAACTTCATCACCCTCGCCGGCGCGTCCGCCGAGGCCACCGTCATCTCCTGGGACAACACAGCCACCCGCATCAAGCACGCCCAGgtactccctagtccctacctccTTCCTGCTCGATCAAATTCCCCTGCGGTAATTGGATTGCTGCCTCGGGATCTCATTCACCTGCTTGCAAGATTTGCTTCCGTGTCACATGCTTACATCGCCAAATGCTTTTCTAAGCTCATGGGTCTGCTCTGCACTAACAGGCCTACTTTGATATGCTTTGGTTCATCCCTTCCCCGTTGACATGATTAACAGGCCGGTAGATAGTAGATTATTACAAGTCATTTTCTATGTTTGATGAAAATTTATAGGTATAATATCGAGTGCGTCATACCCTTCATGACTACTTCCATTCTATGATCTTATAATGTGTTGAAGATGGACAAGTGTGTAATTTAAGCAAACTAAGGATTATATTTCATATAGTAATTAATGTCTATGCTTCGGAAAAGGAAGAAGTCAGGTGCAGATAAGTTTTAACCTAAATTTGACTTCACAGTTTTGCTAAATGTTTAGGCCGCGCTTGGAATGTCTTTTCCAGCCGGTTACACTTAAAATACGGCCCTGTAAACAAAACCGGTGAGTGGATCACGTGTTTGGAGCGTTGTTTCAGGAACGTAATTATTACTCCGCTTTCCTCCGATACCCCGGTAATGGGCTGGTATGTGATATGCCCCTCAGGCCACCCGATTTACAAATACAACTCGTGCCCTGTATTTAGTTGGAGACCGGTAAAATGCTGGGGTAGAAATTCCCGGCTGTAGGAAATATCCAGCAATCCAATCGGGGCCTTAATTTGTTCGTTCTCCGTCCTCTTAGTAACTCTAGTATCTCTTGAGTTGATCAACTGTACCTTTTACTGTCATAAAGACGTCCAGGGTCATTGGGACAGGGACATTTGGCTGTGGAACAGTTATTGTCGAGGGAGAGGATTTCATCGCAGAGAATATCACGTTTCAGAACTCAGCTCCCCAGGTAACTGGTTGTTCACCTATTCTCCTTGCATAAAGAGATGATCATGCAATGGGTGTGGGAAGCTGATGTATTCTGGTTGTGATACAGGGATCCGGGCAAGCAGTCGCAGTCCGGGTAACAGCAGATAAGTGTGCCTTCTATGGTTGTCGGTTCCTTGGTTGGCAGGTACGCATATTTCTTCACCTCCAGGTTAGATCACTGCATTAATCAGAATAATAAGCAGCATTACTTATCTGATTTTAACTTGGACTTAAATCATGCAGGATACATTATATTTACATTATGGAAAACAATACCTAAGAGACTGTTACATTGAGGGTAACTGTGACTTCATCTTTGGtaactctattgcccttctggAACATTGCCATATACATTGCAAATCAGCGGGATTTATTACTGCCCATAGTCGGAAATCCTCTTCAGAGTCAACTGGCTATGTGTTCCTAAGGTGAGTTATCCCATGCTCATTCTTAGATCTTGTCAGCTTTAGTTAGCTCATCACTAAGTTTGGTATGTAGCTTGAGCATTTCAGTATGCCATATCTTACGCCTGCTTGTTGTCACACTCAGGTGTATTATTACAGGAAACGGAGAAGCTGGATATATATTCCTGGGTCGGCCATGGGGGCCCTTTGGGAGGGTTGTCTTTGCGCACACTTTTATGGATCGCTGTGTTAAGGCCACTGGGTGGCATAATTGGGACAAATCTGAGAATGAAAGAACCGCTTGCTTCTATGAGTACAGGTACTGGATTTATCAGATATAGTAATTTTCGTCCGATTTATATGAACTCAGATGGTCATATGCTACAATAGAACTTCTGAATGGTCTTGACACTCACATCGAATCCCTCATAGACAATTAAACTTATGCTTCAGGAGTGATTCTAATTGCAATGTTCTTTGCGATTAACAGCTGCTATGAGATGCATGGCATATGTTCCTATGAACGTAGCACATCAAGTCAGGTTGTGCATGGTAAATAGCCAAAAACTGAACCGAATCGAAGTCTGGTTTTTGGTTTTCGTTGCAGTAGCAAAATCCTTCATCACTCTAGGGTCGGTTTGTTCAGTATAAAACTGAAAAGGAAACCTGGTACATTACTGAAGTTCCAAGCCCAGAAAGACTTCCTGCTCCCAGTTTCCCACCCCTCTCCACTGGGCGCTGGGCTTCCTGCAAAATCCTTCGCCGTTTTAGGTTTTATGCTGCTGATCGATATATCAtcacattttttaatttttttcaacTTTGGTTAGTTTGGTATGTACCGAAACATGGCCACAGCGGTTTGATATTTACTGAAACAGAATTCTATTTTGCTTCCATATCGTATATACCAAAGTCTTAGTACCGTAATTACCAAAAAAATGTATTTACTGCAAACACCATGTTGACGAACCGAACTAACCAAATTAAAGTAATGCACACTCCTTTTTTTAGTGTGCCACATCGTTAACCTCTTTTGTCACTATTTTTCCGCAGGTGCTCAGGGCCCGGTTCCCGGTCATCAAGCAGGGTGTCTTGGTGTAGAGAATTGCTTGACCTTGAAGCAGAGCAGTTCCTTACACACTCCTTCGTTGATCCAGACCTTGATAGATCATGGCTTGTCCAGATGATGGCGATAAAGATACCAGCTTCAGCGTAGTCTGGTCCCAGGATCCTAGTTCAAACCTCCTTCGTACCCTATCTAGTAAATAAATTTGGGGAGTGTATTATAAGTGTATCACATTTATTCACTTTTGTATCCACGTTCTATAAACCTTGCTTCTATGATTTGGTGAGATGAGCGAGAGGGGTATTTGAATTAGATTGTTGTATTATAAGTGTATTATAAACCACAGTACAATACAACAATCTAATTCAAATACCCCTCTCGCTACGCATGCACCCAGGCCCATACTTGACAAGTCAGTGGCTGGTTTCAAGAACCACCTTCCAATTAGCATCCTTCCTGTGGGTTTGATATCCAGAGCCACCTTTGGGGAGAAAGCAAGGACTATCAACACCCGAAACCGGATCAAAGGTAATCAGTGGGGCTTGAGTGCACGCAACGTGCTCGTCCCCGGTTCGGATGACCGCGtcgagagagggagaggggggctTAGCTAGCTCGAGGCACGAGGTTCGTGGGACATGTGAGCTGCAGCCATTGGCTGCAGCCATTGGCCAAGCACGGCGGTAGAGAGAGCTCGAGGGCGAGCAAGATACAGGGAGAAAAGAGATGCCGACACGGTGGAGAGCTCAAGTGGGAGAGTGGAGGAGCACGAGGTGGTCGGGAGCCTCGACTTGGGTGAAGCTGCAATGCATTGGTCCACTGTAGCATGCTCCAGAGCAAGGACTTGGCCGATGGTATGGCCATAGAAAATGAATAAGGGTTTGAACACTTTGCTTCTGATGAATATAGAAGGGGTCTAAGATGGCTAGGCCAAGCTTAGGGCAGAAGGGTTCATGTTTTTTTAAACCCATGAATGATCGGTATCGGTCAGGAGGAAGTTACGGGAGGGAAGAGAGGTGGAATGAGAGGCTACAGTAAAAGATGGTGAAATCTAGAAAATTTTGAATAGCGCGCTAAGCTCAAACCCTAGAAATATGAAGAAGGTGCTTGAACTGATTTCACTCTTAACTCCACCAAGCTCAGCTCAGTGAAAAAATGATTTGGGATGATAGGGACTGAAGGTAATTTTCTGGGGATTGTAGCAAGAGTTTGGATATAGTACAAATTGAAACCCTAGAAATGACCAGAAGGTGTTCGATCTGATTTTGAGGAAGATGACACATAGTACCATGTGGTGAAAAGTTCATGGGGTGATAAAATGATCCAAAGAGGCTTGGGTAAAAATTTGGAACAAGTATTTCTCCCTATTTAAAACTATTTATGGACTTTTCAAAAAGAATTTAAATAAAATACTCAAATGTCAAACCATTATTTTTGCAGGGAATCATGGTCTTATATATAATAGACCCCATAAATGATTTTTTAAggaatttttttattttaaaaaataaaTACTTTTATTTGAAAGCTCTATTTCTGAATTTTGGCAAAGAAAACGGGTTTATTGCTTGTTGGCCAAAATAATTGGTAATAAATATATTTGTAGGGTTTAcccacatggcatgatcattgggatGAATTAGAGGCATAGGGTTGTAATAGAATGACTATAGGAATTTATATGAATTAAGAGCAATCAAATAACAATCAATTCAATAAAATCCGATAAGATGCAAATCACGGCAAAAGTTTTTTTTGGGGTCCAAATCTGAATTATTGACTTAAGTGATGTGATACAGAACA is drawn from Aegilops tauschii subsp. strangulata cultivar AL8/78 chromosome 1, Aet v6.0, whole genome shotgun sequence and contains these coding sequences:
- the LOC109778024 gene encoding pectinesterase 31, translated to MAQPHRRVLRVAPPGSAGGSGDGEAFPTVQAAVDAVPLGNRERTVIRLAPGVYREPVYVPKTKNFITLAGASAEATVISWDNTATRIKHAQTSRVIGTGTFGCGTVIVEGEDFIAENITFQNSAPQGSGQAVAVRVTADKCAFYGCRFLGWQDTLYLHYGKQYLRDCYIEGNCDFIFGNSIALLEHCHIHCKSAGFITAHSRKSSSESTGYVFLRCIITGNGEAGYIFLGRPWGPFGRVVFAHTFMDRCVKATGWHNWDKSENERTACFYEYRCSGPGSRSSSRVSWCRELLDLEAEQFLTHSFVDPDLDRSWLVQMMAIKIPASA